A genomic window from Flammeovirga agarivorans includes:
- a CDS encoding type III PLP-dependent enzyme domain-containing protein, which produces RMEPLVDGEFILTGAGTVWYDVVCNIWLAAAKPRRCRIVIRPGCYITHDRGIYDLAQQELIARDPIACDLAGDLTSALELMAMVQSVPEADRAVVNFGKRDCAFDAGLPQPIAHYRNGQELALRAESIVSTGIMDQHCMLRLAPGSDVQVGDILLFGTSHPCLTFDKWKTLLLVDDDYNVLDELDTLF; this is translated from the coding sequence GCCGCATGGAGCCGCTGGTTGACGGCGAATTTATTCTCACCGGCGCGGGCACCGTCTGGTATGACGTGGTATGCAACATCTGGCTGGCGGCGGCAAAACCGCGCCGCTGCCGTATCGTCATCCGCCCTGGCTGTTATATCACCCACGATCGCGGGATCTACGATCTCGCCCAACAAGAGCTGATCGCCCGCGATCCGATTGCCTGCGATCTCGCCGGCGATCTTACATCAGCGCTGGAGCTGATGGCGATGGTGCAATCGGTGCCGGAGGCGGATCGCGCGGTGGTAAACTTCGGCAAGCGCGACTGCGCTTTCGACGCCGGGCTGCCGCAGCCGATCGCCCATTATCGTAATGGCCAGGAGTTAGCGCTGCGCGCGGAGTCGATCGTCAGCACCGGCATCATGGATCAGCATTGTATGCTGCGCCTGGCGCCGGGCAGCGATGTGCAGGTCGGCGATATTCTGCTGTTCGGTACCTCGCACCCGTGTCTGACCTTTGATAAGTGGAAGACGTTGCTGCTGGTCGATGACGACTACAACGTGCTGGACGAGCTCGACACGCTGTTTTGA